The Ranitomeya imitator isolate aRanImi1 chromosome 6, aRanImi1.pri, whole genome shotgun sequence genome window below encodes:
- the JCAD gene encoding junctional cadherin 5-associated protein has product MFSVEDLLVSHGYRVSKSTLSTYQHRTDGYQHEAADTKSGNGMLNGYPSELPDSNAVNPTPSKGLFNDHEKGCMNKRRQITSAGCPRSTQTSEACQTTDTGVPERLQIDKPCWARTDKDIQYWRRRGQDFSVLLNHGGSRPTGENLALSTDINEKRRCNFIDKNIKELHNTVTENVERVKQKVRVSPKSSESQMSDDSCEKLEFIPSTLEESSFLGPNKQRFQLMPKVSPEGSCHMAISSTTGDSSFVKENKIHSQEKYVLQQDFKSPFLKPKYSRPSKPPSYEVHQQTWGTVDIPENEDSQQKEEHHSSPKVLEAPQESCFHDSGMEPPHYIPPPSYKSPPLLHAANQPFKKVPRSNDCKRQNISVEKTSTSDKKPTCCLGNNGPFTKPAIHRHSEHCKHAVQYISFDDPRIKHIGGAQEAEKHNHSKKHNDHSRLEQSSQESHFRKREQDSAFINPRISGHHFVKREGIKHKQWLHISIPDQMCYPLPENRDGATACSLPEDSEPTHKLSLKKTHSDSACETVTKVKKFEPESFVFSKKSSKRKLNETIFCLVSIPIKPDSATSDMSKSNSRITDNVDRMNMLKHSNGGLHEERLLSASSSDLELQTLTGSMNNNTELLKQAQSITEENKQVNDLRSGEQSKHKELTYAGSWPGDQYKDQQTQTICTDIPTSPLQNGAKESEMENKSQFVPAGALRDPRRHLENARQNLFGIKGHVSFTPSTNSAFSRTSLLLTQIPRTEPCQRFDLPNASTDGKEKIVKCEKNESEEENSCNKKEIFGQFLLKPVNRRPWDAISELESMNKEFQDQDSCTANDGEKNVVKEQSRMTQVDFSPTRTALRREMLNNNRHILEVEEIPMFEVLQEKSTLNSWCTDKLRYDISEIGADLFKTSKIAEVKNKAVKLLDGCLSGETQVQTKKAGDKVTTNSGAMTKSEQEQPMQTHASKISNNKTQLSTDVGVHHFKEDKTCFDHTFFDIVKVSCAKFGQLGDNVIRKLSLADRNHGRSVPDLSKQFISTNRNGDFYEEHNYLDIPENESLHERAARILGIDVPDDCLVSNGSSEAQSPENVFPSSGLEPDKGKMEKKLSEIFFPTKETTGVFKSVLHLPFDSVKAAEKLKDIERQDPPFYCQSVSEHTETNITRSAEKRVRNPSKMIETLQGKLASTPVRTAIDRLARMKEVDSVSRMRRLSIKSTDSGDELDEEKQFHGMQDGRTRKFSTGSIYKRMISLDENILLTPKGKEKLDLSCIEAYDPARVERV; this is encoded by the exons ATGTTCAGCGTAGAGGACCTCCTAGTTTCTCATGGGTACAGAGTGTCGAAGAGCACGCTTTCCACATATCAGCACAGGACTGATGGCTACCAACACGAAGCTGCAGACACCAAGTCTGGCAATGGGATGTTAAATGGATATCCGTCAGAACTACCAGACTCTAATGCTGTGAACCCGACTCCATCCAAGGGCCTCTTCAATGACCATGAAAAGGGTTGTATGAACAAGAGGAGGCAGATTACGTCTGCAGGTTGTCCCAGGAGCACCCAGACTTCAGAAGCTTGTCAGACCACAGACACGGG ggTCCCTGAAAGACTTCAAATTGATAAACCATGCTGGGCAAGGACAGATAAGGATATCCAGTACTGGAGAAGGAGAGGCCAGGATTTCAGTGTTTTACTAAACCATGGGGGCAGTAGACCAACTGGTGAAAATCTTGCATTGTCCACAGATATTAATGAAAAAAGAAGATGCAATTTTATAGATAAAAACATCAAGGAATTGCATAATACCGTAACGGAAAATGTGGAAAGGGTCAAGCAGAAAGTAAGAGTGAGTCCAAAATCATCTGAGAGCCAGATGTCAGATGACAGTTGTGAAAAGTTAGAATTCATCCCATCCACTCTTGAAGAAAGTTCATTTTTGGGTCCAAATAAACAGAGATTTCAACTTATGCCAAAAGTTTCACCGGAAGGTTCATGTCATATGGCTATATCTTCAACTACGGGTGACAGTTCCTTTGTAAAGGAAAATAAAATACACTCACAAGAGAAATATGTTCTACAGCAGGACTTTAAAAGCCCATTCTTGAAACCGAAATACAGTCGACCCTCAAAGCCACCTTCATACGAAGTTCACCAGCAAACATGGGGAACTGTAGATATTCCTGAAAACGAGGATAGCCAACAAAAAGAAGAACATCACTCATCTCCTAAAGTGTTAGAGGCCCCCCAGGAATCCTGCTTTCATGACTCAGGCATGGAGCCCCCTCATTACATACCTCCCCCATCATATAAGTCCCCACCTCTCCTTCATGCAGCAAACCAACCTTTTAAAAAAGTGCCTCGATCAAATGATTGCAAACGCCAAAATATTTCAGTGGAGAAAACCAGCACAAGTGACAAAAAGCCAACCTGTTGTCTTGGAAATAATGGTCCATTCACTAAACCTGCCATCCACAGGCATTCTGAACATTGTAAACACGCTGTGCAATATATCTCGTTTGATGATCCACGTATAAAACATATAGGAGGTGCCCAGGAGGCAGAAAAACACAATCACAGTAAAAAACACAATGATCATTCGAGACTTGAGCAGTCCAGTCAAGAAAGTCATTTTCGGAAGAGAGAACAAGACAGTGCCTTTATAAATCCTAGAATTTCAGGCCATCATTTTGTAAAAAGAGAGGGTATCAAACACAAGCAATGGTTGCACATCTCCATCCCCGATCAAATGTGCTATCCGTTGCCGGAAAATAGAGATGGCGCGACAGCTTGCAGTTTGCCAGAGGACAGTGAGCCCACTCACAAACTCTCTCTTAAAAAGACTCATTCAGATAGTGCTTGTGAAACTGTAACAAAAGTGAAAAAATTTGAGCCCGAATCCTTTGTTTTCAGTAAAAAAAGTTCAAAGAGAAAACTAAACGAAACAATATTTTGCTTAGTCTCCATCCCTATTAAACCTGACTCTGCCACATCAGATATGTCTAAGAGCAACAGTCGTATAACAGACAATGTGGACAGGATGAACATGTTAAAACACAGCAATGGGGGTCTACATGAGGAAAGGCTTTTAAGTGCATCTTCCAGTGACTTGGAGCTGCAAACACTTACAGGAAGCATGAACAATAATACCGAGCTACTAAAACAAGCTCAGTCTATAACAGAGGAAAATAAACAAGTAAATGACCTCAGATCTGGTGAGCAGAGCAAACACAAAGAACTGACATATGCTGGCTCTTGGCCAGGCGATCAGTATAAAGATCAACAAACTCAAACTATTTGTACCGATATACCAACTTCCCCACTCCAAAATGGTGCGAAAGAAAGTGAAATGGAAAATAAATCTCAATTTGTTCCAGCAGGTGCATTGAGAGATCCGAGAAGGCATCTAGAAAACGCTAGACAAAATTTATTTGGTATCAAAGGTCATGTTAGCTTTACACCATCTACTAATAGTGCATTCAGTAGGACATCATTATTATTGACACAGATACCAAGAACAGAGCCATGCCAAAGGTTTGACCTTCCCAATGCAAGTACAGATGGAAAAGAAAAAATTGTCAAGTGCGAAAAGAATGAATCTGAAGAAGAAAATTCATGCAATAAAAAGGAAATTTTTGGACAATTCCTTTTAAAACCTGTAAATCGGCGTCCATGGGATGCAATAAGTGAACTGGAAAGCATGAATAAAGAATTTCAGGATCAAGATAGTTGTACTGCTAATGATGGAGAAAAGAATGTAGTAAAGGAGCAAAGTAGGATGACCCAGGTGGATTTTTCGCCCACGAGGACAGCATTAAGGAGAGAAATGTTGAACAACAATAGACATATTTTAGAGGTTGAAGAAATTCCAATGTTTGAGGTTCTTCAGGAGAAAAGTACGTTAAATAGCTGGTGCACAGATAAGTTGCGGTATGATATTAGTGAAATCGGTGCTGACTTATTCAAAACTTCAAAAATTGCTGAGGTAAAGAATAAAGCTGTGAAGTTGTTAGATGGGTGTCTGTCTGGAGAAACACAAGTTCAAACCAAGAAAGCTGGAGACAAAGTGACTACAAACAGTGGAGCAATGACTAAATCAGAGCAGGAACAACCAATGCAAACACATGCAAGTAAAATCTCCAACAATAAAACACAGCTTTCTACAGATGTTGGCGTTCATCATTTTAAAGAAGATAAAACATGTTTTGATCATACATTTTTTGACATTGTAAAGGTCAGCTGTGCAAAATTTGGCCAACTAGGGGACAATGTGATTCGCAAGTTGTCGCTGGCTGACAGAAATCATGGACGCTCTGTGCCAGACCTGAGCAAACAGTTCATCAGCACAAATCGCAATGGAGACTTTTATGAGGAGCACAATTATTTGGATATTCCCGAGAATGAGTCTCTACATGAGAGGGCTGCAAGAATTCTGGGAATTGATGTACCAGATGATTGCCTGGTGTCAAATGGGAGCTCTGAAGCTCAAAGTCCTGAAAATGTCTTCCCTAGTAGTGGTTTAGAACCAGACAAGGGTAAAATGGAGAAAAAACTGAGTgaaattttttttccaacaaaagagACCACAGGGGTATTCAAGAGTGTCCTACATTTGCCTTTTGACAGTGTGAAAGCTGCTGAGAAATTAAAAGATATTGAACGTCAGGATCCCCCTTTTTATTGTCAGTCTGTTTCAGAACACACCGAGACAAACATTACTCGCAGTGCTGAGAAAAGGGTAAGGAACCCTTCCAAGATGATTGAGACGTTACAGGGAAAGCTGGCCTCTACACCTGTTCGGACTGCTATTGATCGCCTTGCTCGAATGAAAGAGGTTGATTCTGTTTCACGAATGAGGCGGTTAAGTATTAAAAGCACAGATTCAGGTGATGAATTAGATGAAGAAAAACAATTCCATGGCATGCAAGATGGAAGAACGCGGAAATTTTCCACCGGCTCTATTTATAAACGAATGATCTCCTTGGATGAGAATATACTCTTAACACCAAAAGGAAAAGAAAAGTTGGATCTATCATGCATAG AGGCATATGACCCAGCGAGAGTGGAAAGAGTTTAA